Proteins found in one Microbacterium sp. LWS13-1.2 genomic segment:
- a CDS encoding helix-turn-helix domain-containing protein codes for MSSDHPGVESAEQAAAMLTSAGMARMPARVMMALVGSPDEGYTAAELGDRLGVSAAAVSGAVRYLVSMRLIQRLSRPGDRRDRYDLTDDAWSGMITANAPLYSALAGHIDRIADANDGAPASVARARDVADFLRYLAERMPHLAAEWRAERSTGAR; via the coding sequence GTGAGCAGCGACCATCCGGGCGTCGAGTCCGCCGAGCAGGCGGCCGCGATGCTGACCAGCGCCGGCATGGCGCGCATGCCCGCACGCGTGATGATGGCCCTCGTCGGCTCGCCCGACGAGGGCTACACCGCGGCCGAGCTCGGCGACCGCCTCGGGGTGTCGGCGGCGGCGGTGTCGGGCGCGGTGCGGTACCTGGTGTCGATGCGACTCATCCAGCGACTCTCGCGACCCGGGGATCGGCGTGACCGATACGACCTCACCGACGACGCCTGGTCGGGGATGATCACGGCGAACGCGCCGCTGTACTCCGCCCTCGCCGGCCACATCGACCGGATCGCCGACGCCAACGACGGCGCACCGGCATCCGTTGCGAGGGCGCGCGACGTCGCCGACTTCCTGAGGTATCTCGCAGAGCGGATGCCGCACCTCGCGGCGGAATGGCGGGCCGAGCGCTCCACGGGCGCACGGTAG
- a CDS encoding ribonuclease H, translating to MTDAPRYIVATDGACKGNPGPTGWAWVGEDGHWAAGAIPLGTNNVGELMGLLKAIEDHADVENLVVQADSKYAIDTYTKWMDGHRRRGWKTSTGAPTKNVDILEQLIVARDARRAAGMPDVVLEHVRGHSGHVLNAWADERAVRASEHAAKGVASAWSSLGAQDRIDVSTRPKNGR from the coding sequence GTGACTGACGCGCCGCGCTACATCGTTGCCACCGACGGAGCCTGCAAGGGCAACCCCGGGCCGACCGGCTGGGCGTGGGTCGGCGAGGACGGGCACTGGGCCGCGGGCGCGATCCCGCTCGGCACCAACAACGTCGGCGAGCTGATGGGTCTTCTCAAGGCGATCGAGGACCACGCCGACGTCGAGAACCTCGTGGTGCAGGCCGATTCGAAGTACGCGATCGACACCTACACGAAGTGGATGGACGGCCACCGCCGGCGAGGCTGGAAGACCTCGACGGGGGCTCCGACCAAGAACGTCGACATCCTCGAGCAGCTGATCGTCGCCCGCGACGCACGCCGGGCGGCGGGCATGCCCGACGTCGTGCTCGAGCACGTCCGCGGGCACTCCGGGCACGTGCTCAACGCGTGGGCCGACGAGCGCGCCGTGCGGGCGTCCGAGCACGCGGCCAAGGGCGTCGCGAGCGCGTGGTCGTCACTCGGCGCGCAGGACCGCATCGACGTCTCGACACGCCCCAAGAACGGCCGCTGA
- a CDS encoding PLP-dependent aminotransferase family protein: MTTVHRANERLVDHRVALGGTVEASRLAGRLGRWAQGEGTLTVQLAQAIAALIEGGELRPGDRLPAERALAGAISVSRGTVVAAYALLSEDELVERRQGSGTRVAGHVGAALPVRERTARGEGLFSALPSGIDLLRAVPAMPPLALDIVRAHAPTLDPVTLAETDPAGLPILRARLAALLEEEGTPATAAQILVTHGAQQAISLVVDELVSPGDVVLTESVTWPGLADSVRRRGGRVHGVTIGPDGIDVDELEAAIVALRPVLVAVNPHHHNPTGTRLPTAGRQRIADLSAEYGVPVLEDRVLAHISFDGVVPPTLAALRPDAPIIVADSLSKWCWSGLRIGWLRADPVLVRRLRALRQLVDQSTSVPAQLLALDLVDEARALRRSVGETHAVASAQLLAAMAEHLPDWQVTPPRGGLAVWARLPVGSATALSRVASMRGVAVAGGTEFTASITYDDHIRVPYTAPEALLQEGVRRLGEAWQEYRAQL; this comes from the coding sequence ATGACGACTGTTCACAGGGCCAATGAGCGGCTGGTGGACCACCGGGTGGCACTCGGCGGCACCGTCGAGGCGTCTCGGCTGGCCGGCCGGCTCGGCCGGTGGGCGCAGGGCGAGGGCACGCTCACTGTCCAGCTCGCGCAGGCGATCGCCGCGCTCATCGAGGGCGGCGAGCTGCGTCCGGGCGACCGCCTTCCCGCCGAGCGCGCGCTGGCCGGCGCGATCTCCGTCTCGCGCGGCACCGTCGTCGCGGCTTACGCGCTGCTGAGCGAGGACGAACTCGTCGAGCGGCGGCAGGGGAGCGGCACGCGGGTCGCCGGTCACGTCGGCGCGGCGCTCCCGGTCCGGGAACGGACGGCCCGCGGCGAGGGACTCTTCTCCGCTCTGCCGTCGGGCATCGACCTGCTCCGCGCCGTGCCGGCGATGCCGCCGCTGGCGCTCGACATCGTGCGCGCGCACGCGCCGACCCTCGATCCGGTGACGCTGGCCGAGACCGATCCCGCGGGGCTGCCGATCCTCCGTGCGCGCCTGGCCGCGCTGCTCGAGGAGGAGGGAACCCCGGCGACGGCCGCCCAGATCCTGGTCACTCACGGCGCCCAGCAGGCGATCAGCCTCGTGGTGGACGAGCTGGTGTCGCCGGGCGACGTCGTGCTCACCGAGTCGGTTACGTGGCCGGGGCTCGCCGACTCGGTGCGCCGCCGCGGGGGCCGCGTCCACGGCGTGACGATCGGTCCCGACGGCATCGACGTCGACGAGCTCGAGGCGGCGATCGTGGCGCTGCGCCCGGTGCTCGTCGCCGTGAACCCGCATCACCACAACCCGACGGGCACGCGCCTGCCGACGGCGGGGAGGCAGCGGATCGCCGACCTGTCCGCGGAGTACGGCGTGCCGGTGCTCGAGGACCGGGTTCTCGCGCACATCTCGTTCGACGGGGTGGTGCCGCCGACGCTCGCCGCCCTGCGCCCGGACGCCCCGATCATCGTCGCGGACTCGCTGTCGAAGTGGTGCTGGTCCGGGCTGCGGATCGGATGGCTGCGCGCCGACCCCGTGCTGGTGCGGCGCCTCCGCGCCCTGCGCCAGCTCGTCGATCAGTCGACCAGCGTCCCCGCGCAGCTGCTCGCGCTCGATCTCGTCGACGAGGCCCGGGCGCTGCGCCGCTCCGTCGGCGAGACGCACGCAGTCGCCTCGGCCCAGCTGCTCGCAGCGATGGCCGAGCACCTTCCCGATTGGCAGGTGACGCCGCCGCGCGGCGGCCTGGCGGTCTGGGCGCGGCTGCCCGTGGGCTCAGCGACCGCGCTCTCGCGCGTCGCCTCGATGCGCGGGGTGGCCGTGGCGGGCGGCACCGAGTTCACGGCATCCATCACGTACGACGATCACATCCGCGTGCCCTACACCGCGCCGGAGGCGCTGCTGCAGGAGGGCGTGCGGCGGCTCGGCGAGGCCTGGCAGGAGTACCGGGCGCAGCTCTGA